The Lentzea guizhouensis genome contains a region encoding:
- a CDS encoding beta-ketoacyl-[acyl-carrier-protein] synthase family protein, which produces MRRRVAVTGLGVVAPGGIGTKSFWELITSGRTATRPITLFAPEGFRSRIAAECDFDPAHAGLTTAEITRMDRYVQFAAVAADEAWQQARMDVTNPWRLGVCMGSAVGGTTLLEQDYVATSQRGQQWVVDGGAASPFLHRALSPATLAEEVADRVGACGPVRTVSTGCTAGLDAVGHGARLIEDGQADVVVAGASESPISPITVACFDAIRATSARNDDPAHAARPFDRDRDGFVLGEGAAVLVLEELDHARRRGAEVLAQVAGFATRSNAHHMTGLTTEGVEMAEAARRALDHAELASAEIGYVNAHGSGTRQNDRHETAAFHRLLGERAHQVPVSSIKSMIGHSLGAIGSIELAACALALVHGVVPPTANLDTPDPECDLDYVPHTARERLLDVVLSVGSGFGGFQSAVVLTKAGQP; this is translated from the coding sequence GTGAGGCGCCGGGTGGCGGTCACCGGCCTGGGGGTGGTGGCACCGGGCGGCATCGGGACGAAGTCCTTCTGGGAGCTGATCACCTCGGGGCGCACCGCCACCCGGCCGATCACGCTGTTCGCCCCGGAGGGGTTTCGATCGAGGATCGCCGCCGAATGCGACTTCGACCCGGCGCACGCGGGCCTGACCACCGCGGAGATCACCCGGATGGACCGCTACGTCCAGTTCGCCGCCGTCGCCGCCGACGAGGCCTGGCAGCAGGCGCGGATGGACGTCACGAACCCGTGGCGGCTGGGCGTGTGCATGGGTTCCGCCGTGGGCGGCACGACGCTGCTGGAGCAGGACTACGTGGCCACCTCACAACGCGGGCAGCAGTGGGTGGTCGACGGGGGCGCGGCCTCGCCGTTCCTGCACCGCGCCCTGTCCCCCGCCACGCTGGCCGAGGAGGTCGCCGACCGGGTCGGCGCCTGCGGGCCGGTGCGGACGGTGTCCACCGGGTGCACAGCCGGACTGGACGCGGTGGGCCACGGTGCCCGCCTCATCGAGGACGGCCAGGCCGACGTGGTGGTGGCGGGGGCTTCGGAGTCCCCGATCTCGCCGATCACGGTGGCCTGCTTCGACGCGATCCGCGCGACCTCGGCGCGCAACGACGACCCCGCGCACGCGGCTCGCCCGTTCGACCGCGACCGGGACGGGTTCGTGCTCGGGGAGGGCGCCGCCGTGCTCGTGCTGGAGGAGCTCGACCACGCCCGTCGCCGGGGCGCGGAGGTGCTGGCGCAGGTCGCGGGCTTCGCCACCCGCAGCAACGCCCACCACATGACCGGCCTGACGACGGAGGGCGTCGAGATGGCCGAGGCCGCGCGGCGCGCACTGGACCACGCCGAGTTGGCGTCGGCGGAGATCGGCTACGTCAACGCGCACGGCTCGGGCACCCGGCAGAACGACCGGCACGAGACCGCCGCGTTCCACCGGTTGCTGGGTGAGCGCGCGCACCAGGTGCCGGTCAGCTCGATCAAGTCGATGATCGGCCACTCGCTGGGCGCGATCGGCTCCATCGAACTTGCCGCCTGCGCGTTGGCCCTCGTCCACGGCGTGGTCCCGCCGACCGCCAACCTGGACACGCCGGACCCCGAGTGCGACCTGGACTACGTGCCGCACACCGCCCGGGAACGCCTGCTGGACGTGGTGCTGTCGGTCGGCAGCGGCTTCGGCGGGTTCCAGTCCGCGGTGGTGCTGACGAAAGCGGGGCAGCCGTGA
- a CDS encoding cupin domain-containing protein, translating to MTGQLHRAMSPDDVAPNTGRGGDIRVLLGPATVGATSGFLGVVLVGPGEQVNEHYHPYSEEFLYVLEGSVVLDLDDVPHEVDADQAVLVPIGVRHRLRNTGTSPARVLFQLSPLAPRPDLGHVDTERVS from the coding sequence ATGACCGGCCAACTCCACCGCGCGATGAGCCCCGACGACGTCGCGCCCAACACCGGTCGCGGTGGCGACATCCGCGTGCTGCTCGGCCCGGCGACGGTCGGCGCCACCTCCGGGTTCTTGGGTGTCGTGCTGGTCGGGCCGGGCGAACAGGTGAACGAGCACTACCACCCGTACTCCGAGGAGTTCCTCTACGTCCTCGAGGGATCGGTGGTGCTGGACCTGGACGACGTGCCGCACGAGGTGGACGCCGACCAAGCGGTCCTGGTACCGATCGGGGTGCGGCACCGCCTCCGCAACACCGGGACGTCGCCGGCGCGCGTGCTGTTCCAGCTGTCCCCGTTGGCGCCCCGGCCGGACCTGGGGCACGTGGACACGGAGCGGGTGTCGTGA
- a CDS encoding SchA/CurD-like domain-containing protein, whose protein sequence is MNRYALTFPVRPGSEAAVAEILADYAGPPPGRPQAARPLLDRTSVFMVGPVVVRVVDITCPPEVAIRHLAAQPQIQAVEQRLRPHLVQDRDLSDDDGRRRFLAGSVMRLVSSCNGHPGHLPRAAAFYRALPGQAGEVARLLAAGSSDSDCGTTVFRRRDTVVHLVESSERTTAVPLADELAPLVQLACPMTLVTDRVVGAVA, encoded by the coding sequence GTGAACCGCTATGCGTTGACGTTCCCGGTGCGGCCGGGGTCGGAGGCAGCTGTCGCCGAGATCCTGGCCGACTACGCGGGGCCACCGCCCGGCCGGCCACAGGCCGCGCGCCCACTGCTGGACCGCACGTCGGTCTTCATGGTCGGACCGGTGGTGGTGCGGGTCGTGGACATCACCTGCCCGCCGGAGGTGGCGATCCGGCACCTGGCCGCGCAGCCGCAGATCCAGGCGGTGGAGCAGCGGTTGCGGCCGCACCTGGTGCAGGACCGCGACCTGTCCGACGACGACGGCCGGCGGCGTTTCCTGGCCGGCTCGGTGATGCGGCTCGTCTCCTCCTGCAACGGCCACCCTGGTCACCTGCCCCGTGCGGCGGCGTTCTACCGGGCGTTGCCCGGCCAGGCCGGCGAGGTGGCGCGGCTGCTCGCCGCCGGGAGCTCGGACTCCGATTGCGGCACAACGGTTTTTCGGCGAAGGGACACGGTCGTGCACCTCGTGGAGTCCTCGGAGCGCACAACTGCCGTGCCACTCGCGGACGAGCTGGCTCCGCTGGTGCAGCTGGCGTGCCCGATGACGCTGGTGACCGACCGCGTGGTGGGGGCGGTGGCATGA
- a CDS encoding antibiotic biosynthesis monooxygenase family protein, whose amino-acid sequence MASTAEHHECGSGRLRVIFRLRVPVTDQDRFLDAYRLIRHQVSQVEGYLGDQLCQSEGDPEDWVITSEWVSAAHFHAWERGADHRRLAAPLVACATARESLRYHVRLTTTPGAEADRQLLEAKS is encoded by the coding sequence ATGGCGTCGACGGCGGAGCACCACGAGTGTGGAAGCGGACGGCTGCGGGTGATCTTCCGCCTGCGCGTGCCGGTCACGGACCAGGACCGCTTTCTCGACGCCTACCGGCTGATCAGGCACCAGGTGTCGCAAGTGGAGGGTTACCTCGGTGACCAGCTGTGCCAGTCGGAGGGTGATCCCGAGGACTGGGTGATCACCAGTGAGTGGGTCAGTGCGGCGCACTTCCACGCGTGGGAGCGCGGCGCCGACCACCGGCGGCTGGCGGCGCCGCTGGTCGCGTGCGCGACGGCGCGGGAGTCCCTGCGGTACCACGTCCGCCTGACCACCACGCCGGGCGCCGAAGCCGATCGACAACTGCTGGAGGCGAAGTCGTGA